From Vibrio splendidus, a single genomic window includes:
- a CDS encoding NADH:ubiquinone reductase (Na(+)-transporting) subunit B produces MGLKKFIEDIEHHFEPGGKHETWFALYEAAATLFYTPGTVTKKSSHVRDSVDLKRIMIMVWLAVFPAMFWGMYNAGGQAIAALNHMYSGAELVSIIDGNWHYWLTEMLGASLGADAGWGSKMLLGATYFLPIYATVFIVGGFWEVLFCMVRKHEVNEGFFVTSILFALIVPPTLPLWQAALGITFGVVVAKEIFGGTGRNFLNPALAGRAFLFFAYPAQISGDVVWTAADGFSGATALSQWAQGGGSALMNVTSGEAITWMDAFIGNIPGSIGEVSTLALMIGAAMIVYMGIASWRIIAGVMIGMVAVSTLFNVIGSDTNAMFSMPWHWHLVLGGFAFGMFFMATDPVSASFTNKGKWWYGILIGAMCVMIRVVNPAYPEGMMLAILFANLFAPLFDHVVIEKNIKRRLARYGK; encoded by the coding sequence ATGGGCCTTAAAAAGTTTATTGAAGACATCGAGCATCATTTTGAACCAGGTGGTAAACACGAAACGTGGTTTGCGCTTTACGAAGCAGCAGCAACACTTTTCTACACACCAGGTACTGTTACAAAGAAAAGCTCGCATGTCCGTGATAGCGTTGATTTAAAACGTATCATGATCATGGTTTGGCTTGCGGTATTCCCAGCAATGTTCTGGGGTATGTACAACGCAGGTGGTCAGGCTATCGCAGCACTAAACCACATGTATTCAGGTGCAGAACTAGTTTCTATCATTGATGGTAACTGGCACTACTGGCTAACCGAAATGCTTGGAGCCTCCTTAGGGGCCGATGCAGGTTGGGGCAGTAAGATGCTCTTGGGTGCGACTTACTTCTTACCTATCTACGCAACGGTATTTATCGTTGGTGGTTTCTGGGAAGTACTGTTCTGTATGGTGCGTAAGCACGAAGTCAACGAAGGTTTCTTTGTTACTTCTATCTTATTTGCGCTTATCGTTCCGCCAACGCTTCCTCTATGGCAAGCAGCACTAGGTATTACCTTTGGTGTTGTTGTTGCGAAAGAGATCTTCGGTGGTACGGGTCGTAACTTCTTGAACCCTGCTCTTGCTGGTCGTGCGTTCCTGTTCTTTGCATACCCTGCACAGATTTCAGGTGACGTAGTTTGGACTGCTGCAGATGGCTTCTCTGGTGCAACTGCTCTTAGCCAATGGGCTCAAGGCGGCGGTAGTGCACTAATGAACGTAACATCAGGTGAAGCTATCACTTGGATGGACGCATTCATTGGTAACATTCCAGGTTCTATCGGTGAAGTTTCAACGCTTGCACTTATGATTGGTGCAGCAATGATTGTTTACATGGGCATTGCTTCATGGCGCATCATTGCGGGTGTAATGATCGGTATGGTTGCAGTATCAACACTATTTAACGTGATTGGTTCTGACACTAATGCAATGTTCAGCATGCCTTGGCATTGGCACCTAGTTCTAGGTGGCTTCGCATTCGGTATGTTCTTCATGGCGACTGACCCGGTATCAGCTTCATTTACCAATAAAGGTAAGTGGTGGTACGGCATCCTAATCGGCGCAATGTGTGTAATGATTCGTGTAGTTAACCCTGCATACCCAGAAGGCATGATGCTTGCGATTCTATTCGCAAACCTATTTGCTCCTCTGTTTGACCACGTTGTAATCGAGAAGAACATTAAGCGGAGACTAGCGCGCTATGGCAAGTAA
- a CDS encoding GreA/GreB family elongation factor, with the protein MNKSELRQIILEQLESRLRIAQSATQRAIDAATDEETVPEHKYDTLALEASYLAHGQAVRVQECEDDIQCYRNLVLRDSERITVSSYVVVIDEHDQYKHFFMGPRVGGLSVSWNENEIAIVTSNAPFGQALMGKEVGDEIEFRVADKQFCYEVVSID; encoded by the coding sequence ATGAATAAGTCTGAGCTTCGCCAAATAATCTTAGAGCAACTCGAATCCCGACTACGTATCGCCCAATCTGCGACTCAGCGCGCGATTGATGCTGCGACCGATGAAGAGACTGTGCCTGAACATAAGTACGATACATTGGCATTAGAAGCTTCGTATCTTGCTCATGGCCAAGCCGTAAGAGTGCAAGAGTGTGAAGACGACATTCAGTGTTATCGTAACTTAGTGTTGCGCGACAGTGAGCGAATTACGGTGAGCAGCTACGTTGTGGTCATTGACGAGCATGATCAATATAAACACTTTTTTATGGGGCCGAGAGTCGGCGGACTTTCTGTCTCGTGGAATGAGAATGAGATTGCCATCGTGACGTCGAATGCACCATTTGGTCAGGCTCTAATGGGCAAAGAAGTCGGTGATGAAATTGAGTTTAGGGTCGCTGATAAACAGTTTTGCTATGAAGTAGTATCGATTGACTGA
- the nqrM gene encoding (Na+)-NQR maturation NqrM: MNTFLITFGVFLAVIAAMSIGYIIQKKVVKGSCGGLGAVGIDKVCNCPEPCDARKKREAREAYREEKLAERQQKEASWNKDRIA, from the coding sequence ATGAATACATTTCTGATTACATTTGGTGTTTTTCTTGCAGTAATCGCAGCGATGTCTATTGGCTATATTATCCAAAAGAAAGTTGTGAAGGGTAGCTGTGGTGGCTTAGGTGCTGTTGGTATTGATAAAGTATGTAACTGTCCTGAACCTTGTGATGCGCGCAAAAAGCGTGAAGCACGTGAAGCGTACCGCGAAGAGAAACTGGCTGAGCGTCAGCAAAAAGAAGCTTCTTGGAATAAAGATCGTATTGCTTAA
- the nqrE gene encoding NADH:ubiquinone reductase (Na(+)-transporting) subunit E, producing MEHYISLLVKSIFIENMALSFFLGMCTFLAVSKKVKTSFGLGVAVVVVLTIAVPVNNLVYTHILKENALVAGVDLSFLNFIAFIGVIAALVQILEMVLDRFFPPLYNALGIFLPLITVNCAIFGGVSFMVTRDYNFAESVVYGFGSGVGWMLAIVALAGIREKMKYSDVPPGLRGLGITFITVGLMALGFMSFSGVQL from the coding sequence ATGGAACATTATATTAGTCTGCTAGTTAAATCGATTTTCATCGAAAACATGGCGCTTTCTTTCTTCCTAGGTATGTGTACATTCCTAGCGGTTTCTAAGAAAGTTAAAACTTCTTTTGGTCTTGGTGTTGCGGTAGTTGTAGTACTTACAATCGCTGTTCCTGTAAACAACCTTGTTTACACACACATCCTAAAAGAAAATGCACTTGTTGCCGGTGTCGATTTAAGTTTCCTTAACTTCATCGCATTCATCGGTGTTATCGCTGCACTTGTACAAATCCTAGAGATGGTTCTAGACCGTTTCTTCCCACCTTTGTACAACGCACTAGGTATCTTCCTTCCATTGATCACAGTTAACTGTGCAATCTTTGGTGGTGTATCTTTCATGGTAACTCGTGACTACAACTTTGCTGAATCTGTTGTTTACGGCTTCGGTTCTGGTGTGGGTTGGATGTTAGCTATCGTTGCTCTTGCGGGTATCCGTGAGAAGATGAAGTACTCTGACGTACCTCCAGGTCTACGTGGCCTTGGTATCACGTTCATTACTGTTGGTCTGATGGCGTTAGGCTTTATGTCTTTCTCTGGTGTTCAACTGTAG
- a CDS encoding FAD:protein FMN transferase, which produces MRIWLVALTSLIFLAGCDQAREQVHLSGPTMGTSYNIKYINGAEFPESNEVHTEIDRLLEEVNDQMSTYREDSELSRFNQHTGADAFEVSEQTAIVVKEAIRLNGLTEGALDVTVGPLVNLWGFGPEARPEVVPTNEELAARKAKVGIHHLSVEGNKLSKDLPNLYVDLSTIAKGWGVDVVADYLDSIGIHNYMVEVGGEIRLKGLNRESVGWRIAIEKPTVDERNIQEIIEPGDMAIATSGDYRNYFERDGVRYSHIINPETGKPLHHKVVSVTVLNPSSMTADGLSTGLMVLGEVRGMEIANQHNIPAFMVVKTADGFKEIASEAFKPYLGK; this is translated from the coding sequence GTGAGAATTTGGCTTGTTGCATTAACTTCTTTGATTTTTCTTGCGGGCTGTGATCAGGCAAGAGAGCAAGTGCATTTAAGTGGCCCTACAATGGGTACCAGTTACAATATTAAGTACATCAATGGTGCGGAATTTCCTGAGTCTAACGAAGTTCATACCGAGATCGACCGTCTGCTTGAAGAAGTGAATGATCAAATGTCGACCTACCGTGAAGACTCAGAACTGAGCCGTTTTAACCAGCATACAGGTGCCGACGCATTCGAAGTATCTGAACAAACCGCTATTGTTGTGAAAGAAGCGATTCGTTTGAACGGTCTTACTGAAGGTGCATTGGATGTTACGGTTGGACCATTAGTTAACCTTTGGGGTTTTGGTCCTGAAGCTCGTCCTGAAGTGGTGCCTACAAATGAAGAGCTTGCGGCTCGCAAGGCTAAGGTTGGTATTCATCACTTAAGCGTTGAAGGTAATAAGCTAAGCAAAGACTTGCCTAACTTGTATGTTGACCTTTCAACTATCGCAAAAGGTTGGGGTGTGGATGTCGTTGCTGATTACCTTGATTCAATTGGTATTCATAATTATATGGTTGAAGTAGGTGGTGAAATCCGCTTGAAGGGTTTAAACCGTGAAAGTGTGGGTTGGCGTATCGCCATAGAGAAGCCAACTGTCGACGAGCGCAACATTCAAGAGATCATCGAGCCGGGTGATATGGCGATCGCAACATCTGGTGACTACCGTAACTATTTTGAGCGCGATGGTGTTCGTTACTCACACATCATCAATCCCGAAACAGGCAAGCCGCTTCATCATAAAGTGGTTTCTGTAACCGTTTTAAACCCGTCTTCAATGACTGCAGATGGCTTATCTACAGGCCTTATGGTCTTAGGTGAAGTAAGAGGAATGGAAATCGCTAACCAGCATAACATCCCAGCGTTTATGGTGGTTAAAACAGCAGATGGCTTTAAAGAAATTGCTTCAGAAGCATTTAAGCCATACTTAGGTAAATAA
- the dinB gene encoding DNA polymerase IV yields the protein MCSAGEEKVRKIIHVDMDCFYAAVEMRDNPSYRNRPLAVGGHEKQRGVLSTCNYEARKFGIRSAMPTGKALQLCPNLLVVPGRMSVYVEISKKIREIFSRYTSIIEPLSLDEAFLDVTDSKQCHGSATLIAEAIRHDIWNELNLTASAGIAPIKFLAKVASDMNKPNGQFVIPPQDVQAVIDELPLEKIPGVGKVSIEKLHQAGFFTCKDIKESDYRDLLLRFGRQGASLWKRSHGVDDREVIIERERKSVGVERTFTQNISTYEECWQVIEDKLFPELETRLEKASPSKAIIKQGIKLKFADFQQTTIEHIHASLDREHFKELLSEILKRQQGREIRLLGLSVMLQPKDQMRQLSFF from the coding sequence ATGTGTAGTGCGGGCGAAGAGAAAGTTAGAAAAATAATCCATGTTGATATGGATTGTTTTTACGCAGCTGTGGAAATGCGAGATAACCCATCTTATAGAAATCGACCGCTCGCCGTCGGGGGACATGAAAAACAGCGCGGGGTTTTGAGTACATGTAATTACGAAGCTCGCAAGTTTGGTATTCGTTCTGCAATGCCAACAGGAAAAGCGCTGCAGCTTTGCCCCAACCTGTTGGTTGTCCCTGGGAGAATGTCGGTCTACGTCGAGATATCGAAAAAGATCCGCGAAATTTTTTCTCGATACACATCCATCATTGAACCTCTTTCTTTGGATGAAGCTTTCCTTGATGTCACCGATTCCAAGCAATGTCATGGTTCGGCCACACTGATTGCAGAGGCGATTCGTCACGATATCTGGAATGAACTCAACTTGACCGCTTCGGCTGGCATCGCTCCAATAAAGTTTCTAGCGAAAGTAGCGTCAGATATGAACAAACCTAACGGACAGTTTGTGATTCCTCCACAAGACGTACAAGCCGTGATTGATGAGCTCCCACTCGAAAAGATTCCCGGTGTTGGCAAGGTCAGTATCGAAAAACTGCATCAAGCAGGCTTCTTTACTTGTAAGGATATTAAGGAGTCTGATTATCGCGATCTATTGCTCAGGTTTGGCCGTCAAGGTGCATCACTATGGAAGCGCAGTCATGGAGTTGATGACCGAGAAGTTATCATCGAACGTGAACGAAAATCGGTAGGTGTGGAGCGCACCTTTACTCAAAACATTTCTACCTACGAGGAATGTTGGCAGGTGATCGAAGATAAGCTGTTTCCTGAGCTTGAAACTCGTCTCGAAAAAGCCAGCCCAAGTAAAGCGATCATCAAGCAGGGCATTAAGCTCAAGTTCGCCGACTTTCAACAAACCACTATTGAGCACATCCACGCCTCTCTTGATCGCGAGCACTTCAAAGAACTGTTAAGTGAAATACTGAAAAGACAACAGGGGCGAGAAATACGCCTGCTTGGTTTGAGCGTTATGCTACAACCCAAAGATCAAATGCGTCAGTTGAGTTTCTTTTAG
- the nqrF gene encoding NADH:ubiquinone reductase (Na(+)-transporting) subunit F yields MQSIILGVAMFTIIVLALVLVILFAKSKLVPSGDITIAVNGDPEKAIVTQPGSKLLGALAGAGIFVSSACGGGGSCGQCRVKVKSGGGDILPTELDHITKGEAREGERLACQVAMKTDMEIELDEDIFGVKKWECTVISNDNEATFIKELALAIPEGEEVPFRAGGYIQIEAEPHHVKYADYDIPDEYRGDWDKFNLFRYESIVKEHSIRAYSMASYPEEKGIIKLNVRIATPPPNNPDVAPGVMSSYIWSLKEGDKCTISGPFGEFFAKDTDNEMVFIGGGAGMAPMRSHIFDQLKRLNSTRKMSYWYGARSKREMFYIEDFDGLAAANENFVWHCALSDPQPEDNWDGYTGFIHNVLYENYLKDHEAPEDCEYYMCGPPMMNAAVIGMLKDLGVEDENILLDDFGG; encoded by the coding sequence ATGCAAAGCATTATTCTTGGCGTAGCGATGTTTACCATTATTGTATTGGCTCTAGTACTAGTGATTCTTTTCGCTAAGTCTAAGCTAGTACCATCAGGTGACATCACTATTGCTGTAAACGGCGACCCTGAAAAGGCGATCGTTACTCAACCTGGTAGCAAGCTACTTGGTGCCCTAGCTGGCGCTGGTATCTTCGTATCGTCTGCTTGTGGTGGCGGTGGCTCTTGTGGTCAGTGTCGTGTAAAAGTTAAGTCTGGTGGTGGCGACATCCTACCAACTGAACTTGATCACATCACCAAAGGCGAAGCTCGCGAAGGCGAACGTCTTGCATGTCAAGTTGCTATGAAAACTGACATGGAGATTGAGCTAGACGAAGACATCTTTGGTGTTAAGAAGTGGGAATGTACAGTTATCTCTAATGATAACGAAGCTACTTTCATCAAAGAGCTAGCACTTGCTATCCCTGAAGGTGAAGAAGTTCCATTCCGCGCGGGTGGTTATATTCAGATTGAAGCTGAACCACATCACGTGAAATACGCAGATTACGATATTCCTGACGAATACCGTGGTGACTGGGATAAGTTCAACTTGTTCCGTTACGAGTCTATCGTTAAAGAGCATTCGATTCGTGCTTACTCTATGGCTTCATACCCAGAAGAGAAAGGCATCATCAAGCTTAACGTGCGTATCGCAACTCCGCCGCCAAACAATCCTGACGTAGCTCCTGGTGTGATGTCTTCATACATCTGGTCTCTTAAAGAAGGCGACAAATGTACTATTTCTGGTCCATTTGGTGAGTTCTTTGCTAAAGACACAGACAATGAAATGGTATTCATCGGTGGTGGTGCAGGTATGGCGCCAATGCGTTCACATATCTTCGACCAACTTAAGCGTCTTAACTCTACTCGTAAGATGTCTTACTGGTACGGTGCACGTTCTAAGCGTGAGATGTTCTACATTGAAGATTTTGACGGCCTAGCGGCTGCAAACGAGAACTTCGTGTGGCACTGTGCACTGTCTGATCCTCAACCAGAGGACAACTGGGACGGTTACACAGGTTTCATCCACAACGTACTGTACGAAAACTACCTGAAGGATCATGAAGCTCCTGAAGACTGTGAGTACTACATGTGTGGTCCACCGATGATGAACGCGGCTGTTATCGGCATGCTGAAAGATCTTGGTGTAGAAGATGAAAACATTCTACTAGATGACTTCGGTGGTTAA
- a CDS encoding Na(+)-translocating NADH-quinone reductase subunit C, with the protein MASNNDSIKKTLFVVIALSLVCSIIVSTAAVVLKPKQQANAVLDQQTKILEVAGIELAGNIPALYAENIEPRLVDFATGDFVDGDAAAYDQRKAAKDPAQSIKLSAEDDIAKIIRRANTGTVYLVKDGAETSKVIIPVHGNGLWSMMYAFVAVETDGNTVSGITYYEQGETPGLGGEVENPTWRAQFVGKKLFDENHKPAIQVVKGGAPQGSEHGVDGLSGATLTSVGVQHTFDFWLGDMGFGPFLAKVRDGGLN; encoded by the coding sequence ATGGCAAGTAATAACGATAGCATTAAAAAGACGCTGTTTGTTGTTATCGCATTGAGCCTAGTGTGCTCAATCATCGTTTCAACAGCTGCAGTTGTTCTTAAACCTAAGCAACAAGCTAACGCAGTTCTGGATCAGCAAACTAAGATCCTTGAAGTTGCGGGCATTGAACTTGCGGGTAATATCCCAGCACTGTACGCAGAGAACATCGAACCTCGTCTAGTTGATTTCGCTACTGGCGATTTCGTTGACGGCGACGCTGCTGCATACGACCAACGTAAAGCGGCAAAAGATCCGGCTCAGTCAATCAAGCTTTCAGCTGAAGATGACATCGCTAAGATCATTCGTCGTGCTAACACGGGTACGGTATACCTAGTGAAAGATGGCGCTGAAACTTCTAAAGTTATCATCCCTGTTCACGGTAACGGTCTATGGTCAATGATGTACGCATTCGTTGCGGTAGAAACTGATGGCAACACAGTTTCTGGTATCACTTACTACGAGCAAGGTGAAACTCCTGGACTTGGTGGTGAAGTTGAGAACCCAACTTGGCGCGCTCAATTCGTTGGTAAGAAATTATTCGACGAAAACCACAAACCTGCTATCCAGGTTGTTAAAGGTGGCGCTCCTCAAGGTTCTGAGCACGGTGTAGATGGCCTTTCTGGTGCAACACTGACCAGCGTTGGTGTTCAACATACATTTGACTTCTGGTTAGGTGATATGGGCTTTGGTCCGTTCCTAGCAAAAGTTCGTGACGGAGGTCTGAACTAA
- a CDS encoding NADH:ubiquinone reductase (Na(+)-transporting) subunit D — protein MSSAKEIKKSILAPVLDNNPIALQVLGVCSALAVTTKLETAFVMTIAVMFVTALSNFFVSLIRNHIPNSVRIIVQMAIIASLVIVVDQVLKAYLYDISKQLSVFVGLIITNCIVMGRAEAFAMKSAPIPSFIDGLGNGLGYGFVLITVGFFRELLGSGKLFGMEVLPLVSNGGWYQPNGLMLLAPSAFFLIGFLIWAIRVFKPEQVEAKG, from the coding sequence ATGTCTAGTGCAAAAGAAATTAAAAAGAGCATCTTAGCGCCTGTGTTGGATAACAACCCAATTGCGCTACAGGTTCTTGGTGTGTGTTCTGCTCTTGCGGTAACCACTAAGCTAGAAACTGCATTTGTTATGACTATCGCGGTAATGTTCGTTACTGCTCTGTCTAACTTCTTCGTTTCTTTGATCCGTAACCACATTCCTAACAGTGTGCGTATCATCGTTCAGATGGCAATTATCGCATCATTAGTAATCGTGGTAGACCAAGTGCTTAAAGCATACTTATACGATATCTCTAAGCAGCTATCTGTATTCGTTGGCCTAATCATTACTAACTGTATTGTAATGGGTCGTGCTGAAGCATTCGCAATGAAGTCTGCGCCAATCCCATCTTTCATCGATGGTCTTGGTAACGGTCTTGGTTACGGTTTCGTTCTTATCACTGTTGGTTTCTTCCGTGAGCTTCTAGGCTCTGGCAAACTATTTGGTATGGAAGTACTACCTCTAGTGAGCAACGGTGGTTGGTATCAGCCAAACGGCTTGATGCTTCTAGCACCTTCTGCATTCTTCCTAATTGGTTTCTTGATTTGGGCAATTCGTGTGTTCAAACCAGAACAAGTAGAAGCGAAGGGGTAA
- a CDS encoding RecQ family ATP-dependent DNA helicase encodes MIEQKLKQVFGFDSLRNGQKQVIDNVLSGHSTAAIFPTGSGKSLCYQLPALALPNLTLVISPLLALMKDQLSFLHSKGINAAAIESSQDRQTTQQVMQSVRNGDTKILMISVERLKNERFRQFISQVPISLLVVDEAHCISEWGHNFRPDYLKLPQYQKQLNIPQVLLLTATATTSVIQDMKSKFDIDEERVVVTGFYRQNLDLSIQPCEQTSKLETLCNVVNQASLAPTIVYVTLQQTAEMVAQQLRNAGVNAVAYHAGLKPENRDVIQHQFMNDDVNCIVATIAFGMGVDKSNIRRVIHFDLPKSIENYSQEIGRAGRDGQPSECILLANKYGLSTLENFVFGDTPDNISIQAVLKEIYENQNIGVSGSNQWEIMLNQLSRESNIRQLPLKTLLVYLEIEGVIEPKYSYFADYKFKFVRPKQQITEQFQGERRHFVEAIFQCSPQARVWCQVDFDALWTHFQTDRQRVIAAIDYFNEQGWIELESKQITDVYAIHNTSEDMMQLSERLTELFKEKENSEINRLNQMLSFFEADTCLSSRLASYFADDKAPTNCGHCSVCRGEVAILPTVDVDPVDDETVMTWIHEFVSKSQQLITDEAITRFLCGIATPLSTKLKASKMVGYGKLEQQPFSDTLARVKQLPR; translated from the coding sequence ATGATTGAGCAGAAGTTAAAACAAGTATTCGGATTCGACTCACTGCGTAATGGGCAAAAGCAAGTCATTGATAATGTTCTATCTGGTCATTCGACGGCGGCCATATTCCCAACAGGCTCAGGTAAGTCGCTTTGCTATCAATTGCCAGCGCTAGCATTGCCTAATTTAACCTTAGTAATATCGCCACTGTTAGCTTTAATGAAAGACCAGCTCAGCTTCTTGCACAGCAAAGGCATTAACGCAGCTGCAATCGAATCAAGCCAAGACAGACAAACCACCCAACAAGTGATGCAGTCGGTACGTAACGGAGACACCAAGATCCTCATGATCTCCGTTGAACGCTTGAAGAACGAACGCTTTCGCCAGTTTATCTCCCAAGTGCCGATCTCGTTACTGGTGGTCGATGAAGCGCACTGTATTTCAGAATGGGGACATAACTTTAGACCAGACTACCTAAAGCTTCCCCAATACCAAAAACAGCTCAATATTCCTCAGGTACTGCTACTGACAGCCACCGCGACCACATCAGTTATCCAAGATATGAAGTCTAAGTTTGATATCGATGAGGAACGTGTTGTGGTTACGGGTTTCTATCGTCAAAACCTCGATCTGTCTATTCAACCTTGCGAACAAACCAGCAAACTAGAAACCTTGTGCAACGTCGTTAATCAAGCTTCTCTTGCTCCGACTATTGTTTATGTCACCCTTCAACAAACAGCAGAGATGGTGGCTCAGCAACTTCGTAACGCTGGCGTTAATGCTGTGGCTTATCATGCAGGTCTTAAGCCAGAAAACAGAGATGTAATTCAACATCAATTCATGAATGATGACGTGAACTGTATCGTGGCCACCATTGCGTTTGGTATGGGCGTCGATAAATCCAACATTCGCCGAGTCATTCACTTTGATTTACCAAAATCGATAGAGAACTACTCGCAAGAGATCGGTCGAGCAGGCCGAGATGGCCAGCCTTCAGAATGTATTCTTCTCGCCAACAAGTACGGCCTCAGTACACTGGAGAACTTCGTATTTGGCGATACGCCAGACAACATATCGATCCAAGCAGTATTGAAAGAAATCTACGAAAATCAAAACATTGGCGTTTCTGGCTCAAACCAATGGGAGATTATGCTTAACCAGCTATCACGTGAATCCAACATTCGTCAGTTGCCACTAAAAACGCTACTGGTGTATCTCGAAATTGAAGGCGTGATTGAGCCGAAGTACAGCTACTTCGCTGACTACAAATTTAAGTTCGTTCGCCCGAAACAGCAGATCACCGAACAGTTCCAAGGCGAACGTCGTCATTTTGTCGAAGCGATTTTCCAGTGCTCGCCTCAAGCCAGAGTCTGGTGCCAAGTTGATTTCGATGCGCTGTGGACACATTTCCAGACAGATCGTCAACGTGTGATTGCAGCAATCGATTATTTCAATGAACAAGGTTGGATTGAGTTGGAAAGTAAGCAGATCACCGATGTGTATGCTATCCACAACACCTCTGAAGACATGATGCAGTTATCGGAACGTCTAACTGAATTGTTTAAAGAAAAAGAGAACAGTGAAATAAACCGTCTTAACCAAATGCTGAGCTTCTTTGAGGCAGACACGTGCCTAAGCTCACGCCTAGCGAGCTACTTTGCCGATGATAAGGCACCAACAAACTGTGGTCATTGCTCGGTATGCCGTGGTGAGGTGGCAATATTACCAACTGTCGATGTTGATCCCGTTGACGACGAAACCGTAATGACATGGATTCATGAATTTGTATCTAAGAGTCAACAATTGATCACCGACGAAGCCATTACGCGTTTTCTATGCGGAATAGCAACCCCGCTTTCAACTAAGCTTAAAGCCAGTAAAATGGTCGGTTATGGTAAGCTAGAGCAGCAACCATTCAGTGATACCTTAGCGCGAGTTAAGCAACTTCCTAGGTAA
- a CDS encoding diguanylate cyclase: protein MSEKILVVEDSRAFRNYLYQQFKNDGYDVSLAESVAEAKAILEQETDFLCAVLDYCLPDGQDGEIIDLVLGYQQKIIVLTGMFNNTLREQVLAKGVLDYILKDSMSSVSYLLPLVNRISNNRYHKALVVDDSAVVRRYVVQLLEHQYIQTIQAEDGEQALELLQNDPDITFVVTDHDMPNKDGISMTRDIRVQHDRNQLAILGLSGSDDRTMTARFLKAGANDFLYKPFNQEEFFCRIHQLLDMKEATNELFRHANEDALTGLWNRRYLFNQTCKGCEHRSIAMMDIDFFKKVNDTYGHDGGDAVLIEIGKIIKEHFKDDLAARFGGEEFCIQSCEPFEDFIETLESMRVAIENHEVQHDSHVIKVSMSIGVTDQEGSLDEQIKAADELLYTAKKQGRNQLICARNNLQRVNE from the coding sequence TTGAGTGAGAAAATACTAGTAGTAGAAGACAGTCGTGCATTCAGAAACTACCTGTACCAGCAATTTAAAAATGATGGCTATGATGTTTCACTGGCTGAATCTGTAGCAGAAGCCAAAGCTATCTTAGAGCAAGAGACGGATTTCTTGTGTGCGGTGCTCGATTACTGCTTACCCGATGGCCAAGATGGTGAGATCATTGATTTGGTACTCGGCTATCAACAAAAAATCATTGTGCTCACGGGCATGTTCAACAACACACTTCGAGAGCAAGTGCTCGCAAAAGGTGTGCTTGATTACATCCTCAAAGACAGCATGTCGTCAGTCAGTTACTTACTTCCTCTGGTTAATCGAATCTCGAATAACCGATACCATAAAGCTTTAGTTGTTGATGATTCTGCTGTGGTTCGTCGATATGTCGTCCAACTTCTTGAGCATCAATATATTCAGACGATTCAAGCGGAAGATGGAGAGCAAGCACTAGAGCTCCTTCAAAACGATCCTGATATCACTTTTGTCGTTACCGACCATGACATGCCGAACAAAGATGGCATTTCGATGACCCGTGATATTCGAGTCCAACACGATCGTAATCAACTCGCTATTCTCGGCCTATCTGGCAGTGATGATCGCACAATGACCGCTCGCTTCCTTAAAGCTGGCGCCAACGACTTCCTTTATAAGCCATTTAACCAAGAAGAATTTTTCTGCCGTATTCACCAATTACTCGATATGAAAGAAGCGACCAACGAGCTGTTTCGTCATGCAAACGAGGATGCTCTGACCGGACTTTGGAACCGTCGCTACCTATTCAATCAAACATGTAAAGGCTGCGAACATCGCAGTATCGCCATGATGGATATCGACTTTTTTAAAAAGGTGAATGATACCTACGGCCACGACGGTGGTGACGCGGTATTAATTGAGATTGGTAAAATCATCAAAGAGCACTTTAAAGATGATTTAGCGGCTCGCTTCGGTGGCGAAGAGTTTTGCATTCAGTCATGCGAACCATTTGAAGATTTTATAGAGACCTTGGAGTCGATGAGAGTCGCAATTGAAAATCATGAAGTGCAGCATGATTCACATGTGATTAAAGTGAGCATGAGCATTGGCGTGACCGACCAAGAAGGCTCTTTAGACGAGCAAATCAAAGCAGCAGACGAGCTACTTTATACCGCGAAAAAGCAAGGTCGAAACCAGTTGATATGCGCTCGTAATAACCTTCAACGCGTTAATGAGTAA